One stretch of Halichoerus grypus chromosome 8, mHalGry1.hap1.1, whole genome shotgun sequence DNA includes these proteins:
- the CLN6 gene encoding ceroid-lipofuscinosis neuronal protein 6 gives MEAAARRRQHPGAAGGASAQPGASFLQARHSATKADEAAGTAPFHLDLWFYFTLQNWVLDFGRPIAMLVFPLEWFPLNKPSVGDYFHMAYNVITPFLLLKLIERSPRTLPRSMIYISIITFVMGASIHLVGDSVNHRLLFSGYQHHLSVRENPIIKNLQPETLIDSFELLYYYDEYLGHSMWYVPFFLILFMYFSGCFTPTKAESSIPGVALVLVLPSGLYYWYLVTEGQIFILFIFTFFAMLALVLHQKRKRLFLDSNGLFLFHSFALTLLLVALWVAWLWNDTVLRKKYPGVIYVPEPWAFYTLHVSSRR, from the exons ATGGAGGCAGCGGCGCGGAGGCGGCAGCATCCGGGAGCGGCGGGCGGCGCGAGCGCGCAGCCGGGCGCCTCCTTCCTGCAGGCCAG GCACAGCGCCACCAAGGCTGATGAAGCTGCAGGCACAGCTCCCTTCCACCTTGACCTCTGGTTCTACTTCACCCTGCAGAACTGGGTTCTGGACTTTGGCCGCCCCATTGCCATG CTGGTGTTCCCTCTCGAATGGTTTCCACTCAACAAGCCCAGCGTGGGGGACTACTTCCACATGGCCTACAACGTCATCacgcccttcctcctgctcaag CTCATCGAGCGGTCCCCTCGAACCCTGCCGCGCTCCATGATCTACATCAGCATCATCACCTTCGTCATGGGCGCCAGCATCCACCTGGTGGGCGACTCCGTGAACCACCGCTTGCTCTTCAGTGGCTACCAGCACCACCTGTCTGTCCGGGAGAATCCCATCATCAAGAATCTCCAGCCAGAGACGCTG ATCGACTCCTTCGAGCTGCTCTACTACTACGACGAGTACCTGGGCCACTCCATGTG GTACGTCCCcttcttcctcatcctcttcATGTACTTCAGCGGTTGTTTCACTCCCACCAAAGCTGAGAGTTCGATACCAGGGGTGGCCCTGGTCCTGGTGCTGCCCAGTGGCCTATATTATTG GTACCTGGTCACCGAGGGCCAGATCTTCATCCTCTTCATCTTCACCTTCTTTGCCATGCTGGCCCTTGTCCTGCACCAGAAGCGCAAGCGCCTCTTCCTGGACAGCAACGGCCTATTCCTCTTCCACTCCTTCGCCCTCACCCTCCTGCTTGTGGCCCTGTGGGTCGCCTGGCTGTGGAATGACACGGTACTCAGGAAGAAGTACCCGGGTGTCATCTACGTCCCTGAGCCCTGGGCCTTCTACACCCTGCACGTCAGCAGCCGACGCTGA